One Skermanella sp. TT6 genomic window, GTCGTATTCCATTACCTCGCGTTCCATGGTTCCTTCCCCTACCAAGCCCTATGGATCCGGTCCAACAGACCATGCCCTCGCCACGGCATCTCCGAATCCGGCTTTGGCTGCCTATCTCTAGTTCCGGTTCTCCGTTTCCGGTCGATGAAAGAACATAGGTTCGATGCTAGGGTCAAACCATGAATGAGCGCCGCCCAAGGTGAGTTTTGAGCGAATCTGACATGCGCGAAATCGTCGCTCTGCTGCGCTGGCACCTGGATGTCGGCGCGGACGAGGCGATCGCGGACACTCCCACGGACTGGACGAAGGTCGTCGCGCGCGCGGCGCCCGCCCCTGCGCCCGCGGCCCCGGGACAGGCGCGGCAGCTTCCCGGCTCCGGTGCCGGGACCGGAGGCCGCACCCTGCCGCCCCGCGCCGCCCCGGCCGCGGCAGGCCGCCCGGTCCAGCAACCCCTGCTCGGCACGCCCGCGGCGGGCGCCACGGCGCGCGCCATGGCGGCGGAGGCCGGCGACCTCGACTCGCTCCGCGCCGCCATGGCGGCCTTCGAGGGGTGCGCGCTGAAGACGACCGCCACCAACCTGGTCTTCGCCGACGGAAACCCCAAGGCGCGGCTGATGCTGATCGGCGAGGCGCCGGGCGAGGACGAGGACCGCCAGGGCCTTCCCTTCGTCGGCAAGAGCGGCAAGCTGCTGGACCAGATGCTGGCCTGCATCGGACTCGACCGCACCCAGATCTACATCACCAACATTCTGCCCTGGCGCCCGCCCGGCAACCGCAAGCCCAACCCCAACGAGATCCAGACCTGCCTGCCCTTCGTCGAGCGGCACGTGGAGCTGGTGGCTCCCGAAGGGCTGATGCTGCTGGGCGGCACCTCGGCGAGCGCCCTGCTGAACCGCACCGACGGCATCATGAGGCTGCGCGGCCGCTGGTTCGAGTTCACCCCCTCGGCCGCCGCCAAGCCGATTCCCGTCCTGCCCACATATCACCCGGCCTTCCTGCTGCGCCAGCCGGCCATGAAGCGCGACGCCTGGCGCGACCTGTTGGCTTTCAAGAAGAAATTTCTGGTGACTTAAGGGATTGGAATCATTGGTCTGCCGGCCGCAGCCCCGGCCGGTTGACCGGGGTATGCAAGGTCCGGCCCGACATGGACGCTTGTGGGTCCGGAAAACATCCGGTATTTGTCCCTCATGTCCGGGAAGATTGTTAACGCAGGCTTAACCATTCGGTGCCTGCGCTCACACCTCCTCAGCGGTGCCTTCCTGTGCCTTGCCGTCCTGGTCCTGCTCCCTTTCCCGGGTGCCGGTCAGGCTTCAGCGCGCGACCGGGATACCGCTTACAAATCTGACGAGTCGTCGGCCCCCTGGTCGGTGGACGTTCCGGTCGTACCCAGCCGACAGAGCCGGGCCGCCACGCACGACTCGCAACTCACCGCGCAGGAGGCGGGGCGCTACCGCCGGATCTTCGAGCTTCAGGACTCCGGCGACTGGAACGCCGCCGACAAGCTGATCGGCGAGGTGACCGACATGCGCCTGATCGGGCATGTCGAGTACCAGCGGCTGATGCATCCCTCCTACAAGGCCGGCTATCACGAGCTTCGCGGCTGGCTGGAACGGTTCGCCGACCATCCCGGGGCCGACAGGGTCTACCAGCTGGCCTTGCGCCGCATGGCCCGGGGCGAGCGCAAGCCGCCGGCCCCGCGGGGCCAGGCGGCATCCCTGCCCGCCGGGCAGAACGGCGCCTACGCGTCGGATCGCGGGCTCCAGGCCGCCGCCCCGCGGCGGGGCCTCGCGGTCGAGGCACCGATCCAGGCCGCCAAGGTCGCGGCGGAAGGTCCCGTGCTACCCGCCGGCGCCGTGACCGTCGCAGCATCGGCCGCGGTGGCCGCCCCCCCGAAGCCGGAGCCGGCGTCCCCGTCGGCCGGCGGGCGAAGCTGGAGCGCCGGCATCGCGGCCTGGCGGATCGGCCAGAACGACAAGGCCGCCCGGCACTTCCAGGCGTTCGCCCAGGCCGAGTCGGCTTCGCCCTGGGACCGTTCCGCCGGCGCCTACTGGGCCGCCCGGGCGCACCAGCGCGCCCGCCGCGCCGACGAGGCCGCCAGGTGGCTGGCCGAGGCCGCCCGGCATCCCCGGACCTTCTATGGCCTGATCGCCCGGCAGGCCCTCGGAAACATCTCCGATGCCGGCCTGCGGGAGCCGATCCTGACGCGGCGCCATGTCCGCGTCCTGGCCGAGCATCCGGCCGGCCGGCGCGCCATAGCCCTGGTCCAGGCCGGCCGGCGCGAGAGCGCGGAGCAGGAGCTGCGCCGGATCGAGGCGCGCGGCAACAGGACGCTGGAGCAGGCGCTGGTCGCCCTGGCCGACATGGCCGGCATGCCGTCGCTCGCCATGCGGCTCGGCAGCGTGCTGACGGATTCGGACGGAACCGCCTACGACTCGGCGCTCTATCCCCTGCCCCCGTGGGAGCCGCGCGGCGGCTTCACCGTGGACCGGGCGCTGCTGTTCGCC contains:
- a CDS encoding uracil-DNA glycosylase → MREIVALLRWHLDVGADEAIADTPTDWTKVVARAAPAPAPAAPGQARQLPGSGAGTGGRTLPPRAAPAAAGRPVQQPLLGTPAAGATARAMAAEAGDLDSLRAAMAAFEGCALKTTATNLVFADGNPKARLMLIGEAPGEDEDRQGLPFVGKSGKLLDQMLACIGLDRTQIYITNILPWRPPGNRKPNPNEIQTCLPFVERHVELVAPEGLMLLGGTSASALLNRTDGIMRLRGRWFEFTPSAAAKPIPVLPTYHPAFLLRQPAMKRDAWRDLLAFKKKFLVT
- a CDS encoding lytic transglycosylase domain-containing protein encodes the protein MDVPVVPSRQSRAATHDSQLTAQEAGRYRRIFELQDSGDWNAADKLIGEVTDMRLIGHVEYQRLMHPSYKAGYHELRGWLERFADHPGADRVYQLALRRMARGERKPPAPRGQAASLPAGQNGAYASDRGLQAAAPRRGLAVEAPIQAAKVAAEGPVLPAGAVTVAASAAVAAPPKPEPASPSAGGRSWSAGIAAWRIGQNDKAARHFQAFAQAESASPWDRSAGAYWAARAHQRARRADEAARWLAEAARHPRTFYGLIARQALGNISDAGLREPILTRRHVRVLAEHPAGRRAIALVQAGRRESAEQELRRIEARGNRTLEQALVALADMAGMPSLAMRLGSVLTDSDGTAYDSALYPLPPWEPRGGFTVDRALLFALMRQESRFEPDARSGAGARGLMQLMPSTASYVAGKLTPDILELTRGKPDLYEPEVNMTLGQHYVRYLLEQKGIEDNLILTVAAYNAGPGNLQRWRRRLSQVKDPLLFIESLPVRETRTFVEQVLTNYWIYSQRLGRPLPSLEAIAAGRWPVYMAGDGDAPAPKTVQQVATDGKD